ATTATTTAATTCCTGCATATTTTACCTCCATATAAAACTTGATTGTGCTATAGTACAATATTGTTGCCGGTTAATAAGAAAATATTGAATTGTGATACATTGCAATCTATTAGACAATTATATATAATCTTTTATGTAAAGTAAATAAAATTGTTTTGAAATAATTTTGTTGTGAAAAGTCAAACTGTAAAAAATAACAAAAAGTTAAAGAGATAGTAAATTGTTTTATATGATTTTTATTATTATAAAATTGATGAAAATAGCTATAACAAACAGTGGTTTGAGACTTTAACTAAAACTAGAATACATTTCAAGGAGGCATAAAAATGAAAAAGATAGTATTGTTGTTCACATTTCTGCTGATATCATTAACTCTTACAGTGGGTGCGGTAACATATGATTCGCCGGAAGAAATAACAGCAAGATTACAGGCAGAAATGAGACATAAATAAGTTTTCCTGTTTGTTCCTGTTTATTTCTAGTTTGACGGATGGGAACACGGAAAACTGTTTATTGATATTATATCTGTTATAATGTAATATATTAAAAAATAAGATTCTAAATAAAATATAATAAATATTGAAAGGAAGTATTAATATGAAAACAGTGATTATAACTGGAGCAAACTCAGGATTGGGATTCGAGTGTGCTAAAAATATACTTTTGGAAAGTCAGGATTATTTTATTGTTATGGCTTGCCGAAATATTGAAAAAGCAGAGAAAGCAAAATCTGAATTAATAGAAATAACAAAAAATGAAAATATTGGTGTAATGCAGCTAAATTTATCATCGCTGAGTTCTGTGAGAGAGTTCGCAAAAGATTACGAAAAGGCTCAATATCCTCCCTTATTCGGAATTGTATGCAATGCCGGAATATCAAATAGTAATGGCGGGACTACAGAAGATGGATTTGATATGATTTTTGGAACAAATCATCTGGGACACTTTCTTCTGACAGCTTTGCTTTTACCTTTAATCAAAGGAGACGGCCGTATTACTGTAGTGAGCAGTGACATGCATAATCCGCCTAACGGATTGATTTATCCGGGTGTGGAAGTATTGGCTGATCCTGATTCAGAGATAAATGACAAATATTCACAGAGTAAATTGTGTAATTTGTATTTTACATATGAATTAACGGGAAAGCTGTCTGAAATAGGAAAAAATATTACTGTAAATGCTTTTAATCCGGGATTGCTTACAGATACTAATTTTCATGTTAACAGTAATCGTCATTTTACTGAGGAAGCTATGAAAATGTTCGCAGACAGAGTAGGAGTTTTATCGGAATCTGGAAAAGCTTTGGCAGATATGGTAACAAAGCCTTATTACGGGGAACATACAGGGAAATATAACGACAGAGGAAAAGAGATACCGTCTTCGGAACTTTCTTATAATAAGGAAAATGCTGAAAAATTATGGGAAAGCAGTGTGAATTATACTAAATTACAAAGTGAAGAAACTCTTGACGGGCTTTTATAAATATATGAAAAAACAGTGTTCAGACCGATTTAGTCTGTATGCTGTTTTTTTATACGAAATTTTATAAGAACCTCTTGAAATTGTGTAGTAATAATAAAAAAAATGAACTGATCGTTCATTTTTTATAAGATATTTATTTTAGATATTTCTTCAACATTGCTGAGGTAAATAATGCAAGACTTTGTACAGGTGCAAGTTCTGCAAACCCGTTTAAAAGTCCCCAGTCATGTGTAACTCCGTTAAAACGTATAGTTGTCACATATACTCCTGCTTCATCTAAATGACGTCCTAAAGTTTCTCCGTCATCTCTCAGAATATCATTTTCAGCTACTTCTATTAATGTAGGCGGAAGACCTTTTAACTGATCTTTCGCAGCTATTGCCGGAGAAAATAAAGGGTTTTTAAAATCCTCAGGAGTTGCCATATAATTGTCCCTCATCCATTTCATAAGCGGTGTAGTCAAAAATCTCTGTTCGCCGTACTCAGTGTATGAATCAGCATCAGTTGAAGCATTGGAATACGGCCACATTAATACCTGGCACTTTATTTCCGGCCCGTTATTATCTTTGGCTTTCATAGAAGTTGCAATAGTCATATTACCGCCTGCGCTATTTCCAACAATGGCAAGTTTTTTTCCGTCAACATTTATTTGATCTCCATTTTCAGCAACCCATTTTGTAACAGCATAAATTTCATCAAGTGCCTGTGGAAATTTTGCTTCAGGAGATCTTGTATAATTTACAAATACACTTACAAAACCTGACTCGACTACAATATCACGTACCAGACGTTTATGTGTCGGATAATCACCTAATACCCATCCGCCTCCGTGTCAAAATATAAAAACTGGTAATTTTTCTTTTGCACCTTTTGGTCTTGTGATATTTACAGCAATTTTAAAACCGTCTGCTTCGATAGTTTTTTCTTCTTCATCAATACCTGATAAATCCACGTTTACAGAAGATTGAGCATTTTCAAGAACTTTACGTGCCTCAGCAGGCGGAAGTGATTCAACTGGTGTAGTTCCGGAATTTAAAACTTTTAAATATTCTTTTGTTCCTGTACTTAAATGATCATCAGACAGATAATCAGGTCTTTTTTTGATCTCATTTGCCATTTATCTTACCTCCAAAATTTAGTTTTATTGAGCTTTCAAAATACTTTAAAATAATAAGCTCAAAAAAAATAAATTAAAAGTTATAGATAATAATTTCAATTAGAAATAATGAAAAATTTCTGTTTACATTTCATTATACAAATTATGGAGAAAAAATTCAACTATTCAAAAAAAATTATTTTGCTTTTTTCTTCCAAATATAGAAAATATCTGTCACAGATAATTTACATATTTTTGTAACAGAATGGACAGCTTCTGAGAGAGCTGTATTTGATAAATGATGAAATATATTTATTATCTGTTAACGGGGTATTTCTGTTAAAAAATTAATCAGCAGATTTTCAGAGTATAAGAAAATTATAATATAAAAGGAACCCTTTTCAGGGTTCCGATGAAGGAGTTTATGAAGAAAAAATTATTTTCTTTTGATAGATTAAGTATAATGCTTTACACTTAGTATAATCTTTTATTTATCTTTAGTTTTTGTTTGAATAAGGATTTTTAAAGCTTATCAAGAAAGCTTTTGCCGTTTTGCGGCATTTTAATATTGAAATACTCCGCTGCAGAAGCCCCTATATCAGATAAAGAATCTCTTACTCCG
This genomic stretch from Sebaldella sp. S0638 harbors:
- a CDS encoding SDR family NAD(P)-dependent oxidoreductase, translating into MKTVIITGANSGLGFECAKNILLESQDYFIVMACRNIEKAEKAKSELIEITKNENIGVMQLNLSSLSSVREFAKDYEKAQYPPLFGIVCNAGISNSNGGTTEDGFDMIFGTNHLGHFLLTALLLPLIKGDGRITVVSSDMHNPPNGLIYPGVEVLADPDSEINDKYSQSKLCNLYFTYELTGKLSEIGKNITVNAFNPGLLTDTNFHVNSNRHFTEEAMKMFADRVGVLSESGKALADMVTKPYYGEHTGKYNDRGKEIPSSELSYNKENAEKLWESSVNYTKLQSEETLDGLL